The following proteins are encoded in a genomic region of Coleofasciculaceae cyanobacterium:
- a CDS encoding PadR family transcriptional regulator has protein sequence MSLADVILGLLQQQERTGYDLKTKCFDDCISHLWQADQAQIYRTLDKLESQGWITCTVEIQHDRPNRKVYWITEAGEAELTHWLQTHQPLPVLREPLLVQLYFAAQLPNEAIVYLLEQELEARQEKLAQCETIKTLSLSNPTASREQKLHRLVLDLVKQREQTYLDWLEKAIRAMHTLRDRNNP, from the coding sequence ATGTCTCTTGCCGATGTGATTCTGGGTCTGCTCCAACAACAGGAGCGGACAGGCTACGACCTCAAAACCAAGTGTTTTGACGATTGCATTTCCCATCTGTGGCAAGCAGATCAGGCACAGATTTATCGGACTTTAGACAAACTGGAGTCACAGGGGTGGATTACCTGTACCGTCGAGATTCAGCACGATCGCCCCAATCGCAAGGTTTACTGGATTACCGAAGCAGGCGAAGCAGAGTTGACCCACTGGCTTCAGACGCATCAGCCCCTGCCCGTGTTGCGAGAGCCGTTGCTGGTGCAACTCTATTTTGCGGCTCAGTTGCCGAACGAGGCGATCGTGTATCTGCTAGAGCAGGAACTCGAAGCACGGCAAGAAAAGCTAGCCCAGTGTGAAACGATCAAGACTCTATCTTTGAGTAATCCGACTGCATCGCGTGAACAAAAACTGCATCGACTAGTTTTGGACTTAGTGAAGCAACGGGAACAGACTTATTTAGATTGGTTGGAAAAGGCGATACGTGCTATGCACACGCTGCGCGATCGCAACAATCCGTAG